One window of the Cryptomeria japonica chromosome 7, Sugi_1.0, whole genome shotgun sequence genome contains the following:
- the LOC131856879 gene encoding uncharacterized protein At1g10890-like has translation MVKPKKTKPKNPSSKPMQTRNSTPSFSAQKLLPPSKPQSKPSGGAEKMKKGKPERVYVVATMEEETESNEAVREVKKSEIVSRVVKMQSSGEGRPSKKLRVEVEQFDITLNQVKEAIIEQDDNDNNKKIADSGEAAQDLLVMTADLEKNTQEVDIEKGEDAEKVEKEKDEGKVEHVLVARDTMKSDKGNYVE, from the exons ATGGTCAAACCTAAGAAGACCAAGCCAAAAAATCCTTCATCGAAGCCTATGCAAACAAGGAATTCAACACCTTCTTTCAGTGCTCAAAAGCTTCTCCCTCCATCTAAGCCTCAATCCAAACCATCTGGTGGAGCTGAGAAGATGAAGAAAGGGAAACCAGAAAGAGTTTATGTGGTAGCCACTATGGAAGAGGAGACTGAATCAAATGAAGCGGTGAGAGAGGTCAAGAAGAGTGAAATTGTTTCTAGGGTTGTCAAGATGCAATCCTCTGGAGAAGGTCGTCCTAGCAAGAAGCTCCGAGTTGAAGTTGAACAATTTGATATAACCCTTAATCAAGTGAAGGAAGCAATAATAGAACAAG ATGATAATGATAACAATAAGAAGATTGCAGATTCAGGTGAAGCAGCTCAAGATCTTCTGGTGATGACAGCTGATTTAGAGAAGAATACTCAGGAGGTTGATATTGAGAAGGGAGAAGATGCAGAGAaggtagagaaggagaaggatgaaggCAAGGTTGAACATGTTctggtggcaagagacactatgaaATCTGATAAGGGAAATTATGTAGAGTGA